Proteins encoded in a region of the Mucilaginibacter sabulilitoris genome:
- a CDS encoding type 2 periplasmic-binding domain-containing protein, whose amino-acid sequence MSEELQSLLTYLRISLDSFTPVETQYFARLKELLVFNGIITPTDPVDRTNISDLVKEFQRNKMDIQQPDGIPGEETLWELQKQWTIDRKLKLVSTGIPNDAFQGSTIPFVLRSDVLPFYEKLYHTVHENGGMVTSTGSLRPINATVSAGRSATSMHYTGIALDLDTNSGMTGAASGVYLIEKAGTKHWNVWNKVVSPMGSSRADEVVYHPATKSISVNQQTAQVIDFTDIARQNGFSGIGSRACFPETYLCAEWWHFQCEDVLVPFISQFGAELLAVYDERKLVAQAPIWNSRKKIFKRDWF is encoded by the coding sequence ATGTCAGAAGAACTACAATCACTCCTTACTTATCTTAGGATATCCCTGGACAGTTTTACGCCGGTAGAAACCCAGTATTTTGCGCGGCTAAAGGAACTCCTGGTTTTTAATGGCATCATTACACCGACCGATCCGGTCGACCGGACTAATATCAGCGACTTGGTCAAAGAATTCCAACGAAATAAGATGGATATTCAGCAGCCCGATGGCATTCCCGGTGAAGAAACTTTGTGGGAGCTCCAGAAACAATGGACGATTGACAGAAAACTTAAACTGGTTTCGACCGGGATTCCTAATGATGCCTTCCAAGGCTCAACAATTCCGTTTGTCCTGCGATCTGATGTGCTTCCTTTCTATGAGAAATTGTATCATACGGTCCATGAAAACGGCGGCATGGTGACATCCACGGGATCGCTGAGACCAATAAATGCAACGGTTTCTGCGGGCAGATCAGCTACGTCTATGCATTATACAGGTATCGCACTTGATCTTGATACCAACTCCGGAATGACGGGTGCTGCATCCGGGGTTTACCTTATCGAAAAAGCAGGAACGAAACATTGGAATGTCTGGAATAAGGTGGTATCGCCGATGGGGAGTTCGAGGGCTGATGAAGTTGTTTATCATCCGGCTACAAAATCAATCTCCGTTAATCAGCAAACAGCCCAGGTAATAGACTTTACCGACATAGCCAGGCAAAACGGATTTTCCGGTATTGGATCCAGGGCTTGTTTCCCGGAAACATACCTGTGTGCGGAGTGGTGGCATTTTCAATGTGAAGATGTGCTTGTACCGTTCATCAGTCAGTTTGGCGCTGAGCTTTTGGCAGTTTATGATGAGCGAAAACTGGTCGCTCAAGCGCCAATCTGGAACTCCAGAAAAAAAATCTTCAAAAGGGATTGGTTTTAA
- a CDS encoding response regulator transcription factor, producing MNNRPNPTWLHYLHISKNKTSDLILEDPGPIETMIGNLSGNSFDLLAHNAPVVYLNDYRSNSYVFMSKTIKSLCGHDAEAFIRGGIGHAVSLFHKDDLRLFNEQIFPDRLKFLKSIPASEHKNYLFSYNFRIKTKAGHYISILQKNTFIQSDLRGNPLMSLGMIYDISAYADPAKTVHTIDKFSTDAPCSKIQTLEQTNYYLDDRYKQFSNREREVLLWMADGLTSKEIADKLSLSEHTVINHRRNMQEKTNTPNAISLVAYSIKKNLI from the coding sequence ATGAACAACAGACCTAACCCCACCTGGCTTCATTATTTACACATCTCAAAAAACAAAACCAGCGATTTAATACTGGAAGACCCCGGTCCAATAGAGACCATGATCGGCAACCTGAGCGGCAATTCCTTTGACCTGCTTGCGCATAACGCTCCGGTTGTATACCTGAACGATTACCGCAGCAACAGTTACGTTTTCATGTCTAAAACGATCAAATCGCTTTGCGGACATGATGCCGAAGCCTTTATCAGGGGCGGCATCGGGCATGCCGTTAGTCTCTTCCACAAAGATGACCTGCGCCTGTTCAATGAGCAGATCTTCCCTGACCGCCTGAAATTTCTCAAATCCATACCCGCTTCGGAACATAAGAATTATTTATTCAGCTATAACTTCAGAATAAAAACAAAAGCGGGGCATTATATCAGTATTTTGCAGAAAAATACTTTCATACAATCTGATCTTAGGGGAAACCCGCTCATGAGCCTGGGCATGATCTATGATATTTCCGCCTATGCCGACCCTGCAAAGACCGTGCACACCATCGATAAATTCAGCACTGACGCGCCATGCAGTAAGATCCAGACCTTAGAGCAGACAAATTATTACCTGGATGACCGGTATAAACAGTTCTCCAACCGGGAAAGAGAAGTGCTCTTATGGATGGCCGACGGCCTAACTAGCAAGGAGATCGCCGACAAGCTCTCTCTCAGTGAACACACCGTGATAAACCACCGCAGGAACATGCAGGAAAAGACCAACACCCCCAACGCCATCAGCCTGGTCGCCTACTCCATCAAAAAGAACCTGATTTAA
- a CDS encoding alpha/beta fold hydrolase: MKPIHAEKQYLSVEGITIAYQERNPDQLNTIFFIHGNSGSGRTWIRQLDDPLFDAFRMVAFDLPGHGESAVPHPSTVYYAVTGLARILAAAIKKLAANKPYILVGVSLGTNISCECLPELGAKGIVLISPCIIGEDYPVHEIFKPDADLRTVFTDDPDEALIRQTLEACLYKTSRDLIADMISDYKKVKGNFRSLLYQSVQDQRYQDEVKLLEQSGLRPLVIFGRTDPISNINYLDHWQENVWSKEIHKLNSASHFAHLDQNDSINQLLYHYVTDSLTDQ; encoded by the coding sequence ATGAAACCCATTCATGCCGAAAAACAATACCTGTCCGTCGAAGGCATCACCATCGCCTACCAAGAACGAAATCCCGACCAACTCAACACCATATTTTTTATTCACGGCAACTCCGGTTCCGGGCGCACCTGGATCAGGCAGCTCGATGACCCCTTATTCGACGCTTTCAGAATGGTCGCCTTCGATCTGCCGGGACATGGCGAATCGGCCGTACCACATCCCAGCACTGTCTATTATGCGGTCACGGGACTCGCCAGGATCTTGGCTGCGGCTATCAAAAAGCTGGCTGCGAATAAGCCCTATATTTTAGTTGGGGTATCTCTCGGGACCAATATTTCCTGCGAATGCCTGCCTGAACTTGGCGCTAAAGGGATCGTATTGATCAGCCCCTGCATCATAGGCGAGGATTACCCTGTTCATGAAATCTTTAAGCCGGATGCCGACCTGCGTACGGTTTTCACGGATGATCCGGATGAAGCTCTTATCCGACAGACGCTGGAAGCCTGTCTTTATAAGACTTCAAGAGATCTTATCGCCGACATGATATCCGATTACAAAAAAGTAAAAGGAAATTTCAGGAGCCTACTCTATCAAAGCGTCCAGGATCAGCGGTACCAGGATGAAGTCAAACTTCTGGAACAAAGCGGGCTTCGGCCTCTGGTGATCTTCGGCAGAACGGACCCCATCAGCAACATCAATTATTTGGACCACTGGCAGGAAAATGTATGGTCAAAGGAGATTCACAAATTGAACAGCGCCAGTCATTTCGCACACCTCGACCAAAACGATTCAATTAACCAGCTTTTATACCATTATGTAACGGATTCACTTACTGATCAATAA
- a CDS encoding tellurite resistance TerB C-terminal domain-containing protein codes for MKPIINQLQKRDGITVSRYQQKTLPVKIAAVFQTEANQHFGIEWQKFLVRWSSKLTISNQRIREEIASAYEKLQSKERWEFFDKLQSQENNYEDLHTGVYRLLLDKRFNQANLLELFRNLPKQTKSKPMNAPEISATAVIRSILDAVNNTKTAVQTDDASIVEISGPAIKINYETPAQLAAPIIESAQSIINYNDNQQPYIQPQSAGIYNYDPDQFKLGNLYREKLNLSAQEILWLNKFSYYSNTFTGIESAVITVIKLYLLSLKKIVRRFANETYTLSAISEDIGNAFFKYCKKNYNNTYGDFELYYKGQAEAELYNTFFKKAEQAVREAWDHKRKISTEFMVNVPEASTIFKTYLEPVMDAIVEALIPTISMPDEETEVQLNIATTTRWKGKFEDIFRTKTGDELIHALYELGRLNRKNPAVENVYYEASKFLADINKPESLRFYLRYIHADLKSAKIDNKALNKTVQKKLFATEAQLEDFQAIVAELSITQSLGPALDRVTNLYKPKRKKIVLDTEQISSVRRQHSGTVEILNTYLQDDEEELVTVLTEIIPVTGAPQNTEINVVTTTVQLNQLQIDCLQLFKENGNALESSALEAFSISRSVFKNQLIDSINDSCYELLDDILIEEDGDQYIITAMYLNRIFIS; via the coding sequence ATGAAGCCTATAATCAATCAACTACAAAAAAGAGATGGTATTACCGTTAGTAGATATCAGCAAAAAACACTGCCTGTAAAAATAGCCGCTGTCTTTCAGACTGAAGCAAACCAGCACTTTGGAATCGAATGGCAAAAATTCCTTGTGCGCTGGTCTTCAAAGCTCACCATTTCCAATCAGCGCATACGCGAAGAAATAGCATCGGCTTATGAAAAACTACAGTCTAAGGAACGCTGGGAGTTCTTTGATAAACTACAATCACAAGAAAACAATTACGAGGATCTGCATACAGGGGTGTATCGCCTTCTCCTGGATAAAAGATTTAACCAGGCTAACTTACTTGAGCTTTTCCGGAACCTGCCCAAACAAACAAAATCCAAACCTATGAATGCTCCTGAGATCAGTGCTACGGCAGTAATTCGGTCCATACTTGATGCCGTTAATAATACCAAAACAGCGGTACAAACCGATGACGCGTCAATAGTGGAAATAAGCGGACCAGCAATAAAGATCAACTATGAAACACCGGCGCAACTCGCCGCCCCTATAATCGAAAGCGCACAATCAATAATCAACTATAACGATAATCAACAGCCTTACATCCAGCCGCAATCCGCCGGTATTTATAATTACGATCCCGATCAGTTTAAACTCGGGAATCTCTACCGTGAAAAACTCAACCTTAGCGCACAGGAGATCCTATGGCTGAATAAGTTCTCTTATTATAGCAATACATTCACCGGAATAGAAAGCGCCGTAATTACCGTCATAAAACTATATCTCCTGTCTCTCAAAAAGATCGTGAGACGCTTTGCAAACGAAACCTATACCCTTTCGGCCATCAGCGAAGACATTGGCAATGCCTTTTTTAAATACTGTAAGAAAAATTATAACAACACTTACGGAGATTTTGAGCTTTACTATAAAGGACAGGCTGAAGCAGAGCTTTACAACACATTCTTTAAAAAGGCAGAACAAGCCGTAAGGGAAGCATGGGATCATAAAAGAAAGATCTCTACCGAATTTATGGTTAACGTTCCTGAGGCCTCAACCATCTTCAAAACGTATCTTGAACCGGTTATGGACGCGATCGTTGAAGCGCTGATTCCGACCATCAGCATGCCGGATGAAGAAACCGAAGTACAACTCAATATAGCCACCACTACGCGCTGGAAAGGAAAGTTCGAAGATATCTTCCGAACAAAAACCGGGGATGAATTAATTCATGCTCTTTACGAACTCGGCAGGCTTAATCGTAAAAACCCTGCTGTAGAAAATGTCTACTATGAAGCCTCCAAATTCTTGGCTGATATTAACAAGCCGGAATCGCTGCGCTTTTATCTTCGCTATATCCACGCCGACCTGAAATCAGCTAAAATCGACAATAAAGCACTCAATAAGACTGTACAGAAAAAGCTTTTTGCAACCGAAGCCCAACTTGAAGATTTCCAGGCGATAGTTGCCGAGCTCAGCATTACACAGAGTCTTGGTCCTGCGCTTGATCGCGTCACCAACCTATACAAACCCAAACGCAAAAAGATCGTACTGGATACCGAGCAGATTTCATCAGTACGAAGGCAGCACAGCGGTACTGTAGAGATCCTGAACACCTACTTACAAGATGACGAAGAAGAACTGGTAACTGTATTAACGGAGATCATACCGGTCACCGGAGCTCCGCAAAATACCGAAATAAACGTAGTGACGACAACTGTACAGCTCAACCAATTGCAAATAGATTGCCTGCAGCTTTTCAAAGAAAATGGCAATGCACTGGAAAGTTCCGCGCTGGAAGCTTTTTCGATCAGCAGGTCGGTATTTAAAAATCAGCTCATCGACAGCATTAACGACAGTTGCTATGAGTTGCTGGACGACATATTAATTGAAGAAGATGGCGATCAATATATAATCACTGCCATGTACCTTAACCGAATATTCATATCATGA
- a CDS encoding ATP-binding protein — protein sequence MITNIKPKEATAIVNSLIGGVVPKIGVQHITVGRSAEVDAFIQALEDVKNGHSIVKFWIGEFGSGKSFMLHLLNTVALKQKFVVANADFTPDNRLYANDGKGLALYAAIMDNVAIQTKPEGGALPTLLDKWIEQIMMETAQSNQISLADIRDQKHADLIKSNIMKTVNEITEVGGFDFGWVIMKYFEGFSIGNEQLKRNALKWLKGEYHTKTEARQDLDVRDIINDLNYYDMLKNFTKLFVSIGYSGFMINLDEAINLYKISTAAMREKNYEKILSIYNDCFQGKVEHLFINFAGTKEVLENPRRGLFSYHALKSRLETNKFETAEIRDFAQPVIRLMPLNHNEIFVLLQKLREVFDFNYQISVNVSDDEIQQFMEELFNKPGANEFLTPREVIRDFLNILNIIRQNPGVDKQRLFGSITIKDERPNESLLADIEEL from the coding sequence ATGATCACCAATATTAAACCAAAAGAAGCAACCGCCATTGTCAATTCGCTGATCGGCGGCGTGGTACCCAAAATCGGCGTACAACATATCACCGTAGGCCGTTCGGCAGAGGTCGATGCTTTTATTCAGGCCCTCGAAGACGTAAAGAACGGGCATAGCATCGTTAAATTCTGGATAGGAGAATTTGGCTCCGGTAAATCCTTCATGCTTCACCTGCTGAATACGGTAGCGCTTAAACAAAAATTTGTGGTGGCCAATGCGGATTTTACACCGGATAACCGACTTTATGCTAATGACGGGAAAGGATTGGCGCTTTACGCTGCGATCATGGACAACGTCGCTATACAAACCAAACCGGAAGGCGGCGCACTACCTACCCTGTTGGATAAATGGATCGAGCAGATCATGATGGAAACCGCGCAATCCAACCAGATCAGTCTGGCGGACATACGCGACCAAAAACATGCTGACCTGATCAAGTCAAATATCATGAAGACCGTAAACGAGATCACTGAAGTTGGCGGTTTTGACTTTGGCTGGGTGATTATGAAATACTTTGAAGGATTCTCCATCGGTAACGAGCAATTAAAACGTAACGCCCTGAAATGGCTTAAAGGTGAATACCATACGAAAACAGAAGCCCGCCAGGACCTGGATGTTCGCGATATCATCAATGACCTGAACTACTACGATATGCTCAAAAACTTTACAAAGCTTTTTGTAAGTATCGGTTACAGCGGTTTTATGATCAATCTGGATGAGGCTATCAATCTGTATAAAATCTCCACTGCTGCTATGCGTGAGAAGAATTATGAGAAGATCCTGAGTATCTACAATGATTGTTTTCAAGGAAAAGTGGAGCATCTTTTCATCAATTTTGCTGGCACAAAAGAAGTTTTGGAGAACCCCAGGCGCGGATTATTCAGCTATCATGCTTTAAAATCACGTTTGGAGACCAATAAATTCGAGACTGCTGAAATCCGCGATTTTGCCCAACCGGTCATACGCCTGATGCCATTGAACCACAACGAAATATTTGTTTTGCTGCAGAAATTGCGCGAAGTGTTTGATTTCAATTACCAGATCAGCGTAAACGTCAGCGATGACGAGATACAGCAATTCATGGAAGAGTTATTTAATAAACCCGGTGCAAATGAATTCCTCACACCGCGCGAGGTGATCCGTGACTTTTTAAACATCCTGAACATCATCCGCCAAAATCCGGGCGTTGACAAACAGCGCTTATTCGGATCTATAACTATTAAAGACGAACGTCCTAACGAAAGCCTCCTGGCTGACATAGAAGAATTGTAA
- a CDS encoding DEAD/DEAH box helicase gives MFELLAEPIRKYVRDQRWESLRPIQEAAIRHITESDKHLILASRTASGKTEAAFLPVLSKANFAVPGVKVLYISPLIALINDQFVRVEQLCDYLAIPVTKWHGEANRSAKERLVRSPEGVVLITPESIEAMLANSPYKAKALFETLDFVIIDEIHSFLGTDRGLQLKSLLSRLQTLNKSQFRIVGLSATIGRDNYIYAKRLTGQEDKAVVLADTTAKKSEASIRYFSGTVTELPLALMKDLYLSVSDQKVLIFPNSRGRAEEVAVKLKKIAERVKGHTYHFSHHSSIDKEIREYVEHFAKNNERNPFTIACTSTLELGIDIGSVEKVVQIDAAHSIASLIQRIGRSGRRDGEISKLLFYATNEWSLLQTLACLSLYGEGYIEPISDQQAVYDILLHQILSVVRQFNELSEKQLTQLMLANAAFAAVPVQTIGEIISHLIRKGMLEEIGGKLIIGVDAEPVVNNKDFYSVFITEPAYKVQFQDKTIGEVPLSVQLVEDQNILLASRIWKIILVEHGFKKVVVIPATDGKKPLFFGTGGDIHYKIRERMLQLLMENTAFSEMDKTAVPPLEELRATFHQYPIESLEDDRPVKQNPKDLHWYTFQSGKVNRSLAYLFDLAGLKTISDEQESKLILDCSLVDLDLYLQKIKNLMSDLDFHLENTIVAEPQAMSFSKWAGCLPLKYQVELLKEKRYDFNSTVSFLNQVKFVVPMT, from the coding sequence GTGTTTGAACTATTAGCTGAACCCATCAGGAAATATGTGCGCGACCAGCGCTGGGAAAGTCTGCGCCCCATCCAGGAAGCAGCGATCAGGCACATTACGGAATCAGACAAACACCTGATCCTGGCATCCAGAACGGCCTCAGGTAAAACGGAAGCAGCCTTTCTACCTGTATTATCTAAAGCGAACTTCGCTGTTCCTGGTGTAAAAGTGCTTTACATATCGCCGCTTATTGCACTGATCAACGACCAGTTTGTCCGTGTGGAACAACTCTGCGATTATCTGGCTATACCGGTAACCAAATGGCATGGCGAAGCCAACCGCAGCGCCAAAGAGCGATTGGTACGCTCGCCTGAAGGAGTTGTGCTGATCACTCCGGAGTCCATTGAAGCCATGCTTGCCAATTCGCCTTATAAAGCAAAGGCACTTTTTGAAACGCTCGATTTTGTCATCATTGACGAAATTCATTCCTTCCTGGGAACAGACAGAGGCCTGCAATTAAAATCGCTTTTATCAAGACTACAGACGCTGAACAAAAGTCAATTCAGAATCGTCGGGCTATCGGCAACCATTGGCAGGGATAACTATATCTATGCAAAGCGCCTGACCGGCCAAGAAGATAAGGCCGTTGTACTTGCTGACACTACTGCAAAGAAAAGCGAAGCTTCCATACGTTATTTTAGCGGAACCGTAACCGAGCTCCCCTTAGCGTTAATGAAAGATCTTTACCTGAGTGTAAGCGATCAAAAAGTATTGATCTTTCCCAATAGCCGTGGTCGTGCCGAAGAAGTAGCTGTTAAGTTAAAAAAAATAGCGGAACGGGTCAAAGGGCATACTTATCATTTCTCTCACCATTCTTCCATCGATAAAGAGATTCGGGAATACGTTGAACATTTCGCTAAAAATAACGAGCGCAATCCATTCACTATTGCCTGTACTTCTACACTTGAGTTAGGTATTGATATTGGCAGCGTCGAGAAGGTCGTACAGATAGATGCCGCGCATTCCATTGCCTCCCTGATTCAGCGTATAGGCAGAAGTGGCAGGCGCGATGGAGAGATCAGTAAATTGCTTTTTTATGCCACGAACGAATGGAGCCTCTTGCAAACGCTTGCCTGTCTCTCACTTTACGGCGAAGGATATATTGAGCCCATCAGCGACCAGCAGGCGGTCTACGATATTTTGTTGCACCAGATCTTGTCAGTGGTTCGGCAATTTAATGAGCTTAGTGAAAAGCAACTTACGCAGCTAATGCTTGCTAACGCGGCATTTGCCGCTGTCCCAGTTCAAACTATCGGGGAAATCATCAGCCACCTGATCAGGAAAGGCATGCTCGAAGAGATCGGCGGCAAACTTATTATTGGTGTCGATGCGGAACCAGTTGTTAATAACAAAGATTTCTATAGCGTTTTTATCACAGAGCCCGCTTACAAAGTGCAATTCCAGGACAAAACGATTGGTGAAGTACCGCTGTCCGTTCAATTGGTAGAAGACCAGAACATACTACTCGCCTCAAGGATTTGGAAAATTATCCTGGTCGAACATGGCTTTAAAAAAGTAGTGGTCATCCCGGCGACAGATGGTAAAAAACCGCTATTTTTTGGTACTGGTGGTGACATACATTATAAAATCCGGGAACGTATGCTGCAATTGCTCATGGAAAATACGGCGTTTTCAGAAATGGATAAGACCGCGGTGCCGCCACTTGAAGAGCTGCGTGCTACTTTTCACCAATACCCGATTGAAAGCCTGGAAGATGACCGTCCTGTAAAGCAAAACCCAAAAGACCTGCATTGGTATACATTTCAATCCGGCAAGGTGAACCGGAGTCTCGCCTATTTATTTGACCTTGCCGGGTTAAAAACCATATCAGACGAACAGGAAAGCAAACTGATTCTTGATTGCTCCTTAGTCGATCTGGATCTATACCTTCAAAAGATCAAAAACTTAATGAGCGATCTCGATTTCCATTTAGAAAACACAATAGTTGCCGAACCTCAGGCAATGTCTTTCAGCAAATGGGCCGGCTGTTTACCGCTCAAGTATCAGGTTGAACTTTTGAAAGAGAAACGATATGACTTCAATTCAACGGTTTCATTTCTTAATCAAGTTAAATTCGTTGTACCAATGACTTAA